A region of Fibrobacter succinogenes subsp. succinogenes S85 DNA encodes the following proteins:
- a CDS encoding RNA methyltransferase, with protein sequence MRKFRVVLVEPEHPHNVGFVARAMHCYALPELYIVYPKRDKVLDKSYHTAANSHDILDNAKVVHKFEDAIGDCSCAVAYSRRIFASSIKHTMVQNLSDMLPEDGTIALVFGRESCGLALEEVNACTYQCEIPVPGLMSLNLGQAVSISLYELCRSGALANGEGRAKRTTRGVAETGPATIQQIDGFKKFLDRYLTGQYHDQAWRDSFLNTLLQRLHPTRNELSALFGLLRNLAGKPARLEHAAEKAAKQAAQNAEQDEAPKAEKSQKSK encoded by the coding sequence ATGCGTAAATTTAGAGTTGTTTTAGTTGAACCGGAACACCCGCACAATGTGGGTTTTGTCGCACGTGCCATGCATTGCTATGCATTGCCGGAACTTTATATTGTCTATCCGAAGCGCGACAAAGTCTTGGACAAATCTTACCATACGGCCGCCAATAGCCATGACATTCTGGATAACGCAAAGGTCGTCCACAAGTTTGAAGATGCCATTGGCGATTGCTCTTGCGCTGTCGCATACAGCCGTCGCATTTTTGCAAGTTCCATTAAGCATACGATGGTGCAGAATTTGTCTGATATGCTCCCGGAAGATGGAACGATTGCACTTGTGTTCGGTCGTGAATCTTGCGGGCTTGCACTTGAAGAAGTGAACGCTTGCACGTACCAGTGCGAAATTCCGGTGCCGGGACTCATGAGTTTGAATCTTGGACAAGCGGTCTCGATTAGCTTGTACGAACTTTGCCGTTCCGGGGCTCTCGCGAACGGCGAGGGCCGCGCGAAGCGCACAACGCGAGGCGTTGCCGAAACGGGTCCTGCAACTATTCAGCAGATTGATGGCTTCAAAAAGTTCCTTGATCGCTATCTCACGGGTCAGTATCACGATCAGGCATGGCGCGATAGCTTCCTCAACACGCTCTTGCAGCGTTTGCACCCGACGCGTAACGAACTCTCGGCATTGTTCGGTTTGCTCCGCAATTTGGCAGGCAAGCCCGCTCGTTTGGAACATGCCGCTGAGAAGGCTGCAAAGCAGGCCGCGCAGAATGCTGAACAGGATGAAGCGCCGAAAGCTGAAAAATCGCAGAAGTCCAAGTAG
- a CDS encoding aldehyde dehydrogenase family protein has product MNEIHGIDIKKIFDAQGENRWKIAQTSAKERIQKLKKLREAVVKHQEEFYEAVWQDFHKPRFEAWLSEIFPTIEEIDHTISHLKKWMKDKSASRVFFLPTSKSRLHYEPKGRVLIFAPWNYPFLLLVNPIISAIAAGNVIMAKPSHKTPHVSAVLVKMFKENFPENEIALIEGEGAEIGDKLLELPFDHVFFTGSPKVGAHIAEMAAKHHASITLELGGKSPTILLPGINIKKHIKQIAWGKTLNGGQTCIAPDYALCPEDKVQEFAEAFAEDIKRRFGDTEAKRHESKDLVHIVDKRATERHAALIKDAIAKGAKQVIGGVSDIENCYTPVTVLTNVTPDMEIMKSEIFGPIMPIIAYKNLDEAIAFVQSRPKPLALYIFGTNKRDINYVLSHTTSGSTCVNNTIIQIENLEVPFGGVGMSGTGNYHGFFGFKTFSHERNIMEQKGFDAVTFFHPPYGIIPGSLRSKIQNFAEKALRFLKSM; this is encoded by the coding sequence ATGAACGAAATACATGGGATAGATATCAAAAAGATTTTTGATGCTCAAGGGGAAAATCGCTGGAAAATAGCCCAGACGAGTGCCAAAGAGCGTATTCAAAAACTGAAAAAGCTTCGCGAAGCCGTCGTGAAGCATCAGGAAGAGTTTTACGAAGCAGTTTGGCAGGACTTCCACAAGCCGCGTTTTGAAGCTTGGCTCAGTGAAATTTTTCCGACGATTGAAGAAATCGACCACACAATTAGCCATCTGAAAAAATGGATGAAGGACAAAAGCGCTAGTCGAGTTTTCTTTTTGCCCACGTCCAAAAGCCGCCTCCACTACGAGCCCAAAGGCCGCGTACTGATTTTTGCGCCGTGGAACTATCCGTTCTTGTTGCTCGTGAACCCGATTATTTCGGCAATTGCGGCTGGCAACGTGATTATGGCAAAGCCATCGCACAAGACGCCGCACGTGAGCGCTGTTCTCGTGAAGATGTTTAAGGAAAACTTCCCGGAAAATGAAATCGCACTCATCGAAGGTGAAGGGGCTGAAATTGGAGACAAGCTATTAGAGCTTCCGTTTGACCATGTATTTTTTACGGGGAGTCCGAAGGTCGGCGCGCACATTGCAGAAATGGCAGCCAAGCACCATGCCAGCATCACGCTTGAACTTGGCGGAAAGTCCCCCACGATTCTGCTCCCCGGCATAAACATCAAGAAGCATATCAAACAGATTGCTTGGGGAAAAACGCTAAACGGCGGGCAAACCTGCATCGCGCCGGATTACGCCCTTTGCCCAGAAGATAAAGTTCAAGAATTTGCAGAAGCTTTTGCCGAAGATATCAAACGCAGATTCGGCGATACCGAAGCCAAGCGTCACGAAAGCAAAGACCTTGTACACATCGTTGACAAGCGCGCCACAGAGCGCCATGCTGCACTCATCAAGGATGCAATTGCCAAAGGCGCTAAACAAGTCATCGGCGGAGTGAGCGATATCGAAAATTGCTACACGCCAGTCACCGTGCTTACAAATGTCACGCCCGACATGGAAATTATGAAGTCCGAAATTTTCGGACCGATTATGCCGATTATCGCCTACAAGAATCTTGACGAAGCGATTGCATTTGTACAAAGCCGCCCAAAACCACTAGCGCTGTACATCTTTGGTACAAACAAACGCGATATCAATTACGTTTTGAGCCATACCACATCCGGTTCCACTTGCGTGAACAACACCATTATCCAAATCGAAAATTTGGAGGTTCCCTTTGGCGGTGTGGGCATGAGCGGTACAGGCAATTACCACGGATTTTTCGGATTCAAGACATTTAGCCATGAACGCAATATCATGGAGCAGAAAGGGTTCGATGCGGTGACATTTTTCCACCCGCCCTATGGAATTATTCCGGGCAGTTTGCGTTCTAAAATTCAAAACTTTGCAGAAAAAGCGTTACGCTTTTTAAAGTCGATGTAG
- a CDS encoding UDP-3-O-acyl-N-acetylglucosamine deacetylase, which yields MKKDSRKSPREWEFSSASLSYGKANVKIEVQEYNPQLEPRVEWRVGGRSFYSTDCAKCFTDLKFSVARTAIYESGEGVHALTLASPEHLAPVFLMWPSRRFVVDVTCNEESDKGCVAELPLMDGSALPFFSEFRRNVGAPEELAFYDAPVHALWDLPYGSVKITPSEAFEVEYILERNENGRVFKSAANVSIYSAEDLYNVFAARTFILKNEFDEARKAGLLGGVDESCGLLLDNSPEAVAPVFRVADEPARHKILDLLGDLCFAKPALPKVRLEIINGGHLSHRTILEKVLPYALQ from the coding sequence ATGAAAAAAGATTCTCGTAAAAGCCCGCGTGAGTGGGAATTTAGTTCTGCGTCTTTGTCTTATGGCAAGGCAAACGTAAAAATTGAAGTCCAGGAGTATAATCCGCAACTGGAGCCTCGTGTTGAATGGCGCGTGGGCGGTCGTTCTTTTTACAGTACCGATTGCGCAAAGTGCTTCACGGATTTGAAGTTCAGCGTGGCCCGTACCGCAATTTACGAATCGGGCGAAGGCGTTCATGCTTTGACGCTTGCGTCCCCGGAACACCTTGCACCAGTATTCTTGATGTGGCCTTCTCGCCGCTTTGTGGTCGATGTCACCTGCAACGAAGAAAGTGACAAGGGGTGTGTTGCTGAACTCCCGTTGATGGACGGTAGTGCGCTTCCGTTCTTTAGCGAATTTCGCAGAAATGTGGGTGCGCCTGAAGAACTCGCTTTTTACGATGCTCCGGTGCATGCTTTGTGGGACTTGCCTTACGGTTCCGTGAAAATCACGCCGAGCGAAGCGTTCGAAGTGGAATACATCCTGGAACGAAACGAAAACGGTCGCGTCTTTAAGTCGGCGGCGAATGTTTCTATTTACTCCGCAGAAGACTTGTACAATGTCTTTGCGGCGAGAACTTTCATTTTAAAAAACGAATTTGACGAAGCCCGCAAGGCAGGTTTGCTTGGCGGGGTGGATGAATCCTGTGGGCTCTTGCTTGACAATTCTCCGGAGGCTGTAGCCCCCGTGTTTAGAGTTGCCGATGAACCCGCTCGTCATAAAATCCTCGACCTGTTGGGAGACCTTTGCTTTGCAAAGCCCGCACTCCCGAAAGTTCGTCTGGAAATCATCAACGGTGGTCACTTGAGCCACAGAACAATCTTAGAAAAGGTGTTGCCCTATGCTTTACAATGA
- a CDS encoding sugar phosphate nucleotidyltransferase translates to MTRTDDKLNVLILAAGLGTRLRPLTSEIPKPLVRVYDKSILEIQMERAKSLGDVRLHANAHYLADQIVSEGERLGFEKVWVETPEILGTAGPLRRIYAAGYRGGLLIMNGDAYCNFDLGAFVRNARNRSEVALLAVDFPKVNTFRVGADGCLAGVAGRFGADTGTAATFSGISWYSDEALARIRDGEFDIREFWKQEIAAGRAPFVDMSQLHATWIDMGSPEGLMAAVEARLAECGRDKNEAVVEPGVVIPDGVKIAHSVIFKGAEIQPGETIENEIRGKGFSWQIPPNH, encoded by the coding sequence ATGACGCGAACTGACGATAAATTGAACGTGTTGATTCTAGCGGCTGGGCTTGGCACAAGGCTGAGACCTTTGACGTCGGAAATCCCGAAGCCGTTGGTTCGCGTTTATGACAAAAGCATTCTCGAAATCCAGATGGAGCGGGCGAAGTCGCTTGGCGATGTCCGCTTGCACGCGAATGCGCATTATTTGGCCGACCAAATTGTAAGCGAGGGTGAACGCCTTGGCTTTGAAAAGGTCTGGGTCGAAACGCCGGAAATCCTCGGGACTGCAGGCCCCTTGCGCCGGATTTATGCGGCCGGGTATCGCGGTGGCCTCTTGATTATGAATGGCGACGCGTACTGCAATTTTGACTTGGGTGCGTTTGTGCGGAATGCACGAAATCGCAGTGAAGTTGCTCTCCTGGCGGTTGATTTCCCGAAGGTGAACACGTTCCGCGTAGGGGCTGATGGTTGCCTTGCGGGTGTTGCTGGACGTTTCGGTGCCGATACGGGAACGGCTGCGACGTTCTCTGGAATTTCGTGGTACAGCGATGAAGCGCTTGCGAGAATCCGCGACGGTGAGTTCGATATCCGTGAATTCTGGAAACAGGAAATTGCGGCTGGCCGTGCGCCGTTTGTCGATATGTCGCAGTTGCATGCCACGTGGATTGATATGGGATCGCCTGAAGGCCTCATGGCTGCTGTGGAAGCGCGTTTGGCGGAATGTGGTCGCGACAAGAATGAAGCGGTTGTGGAACCCGGCGTTGTCATTCCTGACGGTGTGAAAATTGCGCATTCCGTGATTTTTAAAGGTGCCGAAATTCAACCTGGCGAGACCATCGAAAACGAAATCCGCGGAAAAGGTTTCTCTTGGCAGATCCCGCCTAACCACTAA
- the fabZ gene encoding 3-hydroxyacyl-ACP dehydratase FabZ: MLYNEEQVHALLPQKAPFAFVDEIQEITEGDQPSIVAVWHVTGKEKFFDGHFPNNPVLPGVIQIESMAQAATLLTMIAKKADVEGKRPAFMGVENCRFRAPVIPPQDLTLKATLVMARHGIYKYTGEIWQGETLICNASFSAAMV; encoded by the coding sequence ATGCTTTACAATGAAGAACAAGTACATGCCCTCCTCCCTCAGAAGGCTCCGTTTGCTTTCGTGGACGAAATTCAGGAAATCACCGAAGGTGACCAGCCGTCTATCGTTGCTGTTTGGCACGTGACGGGCAAGGAAAAGTTCTTTGACGGTCATTTCCCGAACAATCCGGTGCTCCCGGGCGTGATTCAGATCGAATCCATGGCTCAGGCCGCAACGCTCTTGACGATGATCGCGAAGAAGGCTGATGTCGAAGGCAAGCGCCCGGCATTCATGGGTGTCGAAAACTGCCGTTTCCGCGCTCCGGTGATTCCGCCGCAGGACTTGACGCTCAAGGCTACGCTCGTGATGGCTCGCCATGGCATTTACAAGTACACTGGCGAAATCTGGCAGGGCGAAACGCTTATCTGCAACGCCTCCTTTAGCGCTGCAATGGTCTAA
- a CDS encoding gamma carbonic anhydrase family protein: MGSIIKYKGKVPQVGKRVFIAEGACLVGDVSIGDDSSVFYNAVLRADLAEIKIGKRTNIQDNVSVHVSTGVGVNIGDEVTVGHGAVLHGCTIEDNVLVGMGAIIMDGALIMKNCIVGAGALVTAGKNFPENSLIVGSPAHIARTLTADEIKNVKIGVEHYLDAKDELLKDV; the protein is encoded by the coding sequence ATGGGTTCCATAATTAAGTATAAAGGCAAAGTCCCACAGGTGGGAAAGCGCGTGTTTATCGCTGAAGGCGCATGCCTCGTGGGCGATGTGAGCATTGGCGATGATTCGTCTGTGTTTTACAATGCGGTGTTGCGTGCCGATTTGGCAGAAATCAAAATTGGCAAGCGTACAAATATCCAGGATAATGTGAGTGTCCATGTTTCGACAGGTGTCGGTGTGAACATTGGCGACGAGGTGACTGTTGGTCATGGTGCGGTGCTTCACGGCTGCACAATCGAAGATAACGTTCTCGTAGGCATGGGTGCAATTATCATGGACGGAGCCCTTATCATGAAAAATTGCATCGTCGGTGCGGGCGCGCTTGTGACGGCTGGAAAAAATTTCCCCGAGAATTCTTTGATTGTGGGATCTCCAGCGCACATCGCTAGAACTCTGACTGCAGATGAAATTAAAAACGTAAAGATTGGCGTAGAACACTACTTGGACGCAAAGGATGAACTTCTAAAAGATGTATAA
- a CDS encoding UDP-3-O-(3-hydroxymyristoyl)glucosamine N-acyltransferase, whose protein sequence is MFSVSLSEILETMNLKMPSNEGVLNFELTGFSSLDQAGMHDVSFWTGDAKTETGLAGNAGGVSASAFAGVTAGLLFVPSLYEKYCVDGRSELLPNVHFVCPVESPYHAMVTFMKEFVERREVFEEAKIAASAQVHASAVVEGVVGENAIIGPNCVVMKGATIGAGTILEANVTVYPRVTIGEDCVFQAGVVVGPRGFGFYEYEGKRCMVPHLAGVRIGNRCSFSANDVVAAGFVSPTVIGDDCHFDTFVQVAHNCRLGNNIMMASQSGVAGSVIMEDDVEFAGGVQSAGHLTIGKGVKVAAKAGVTKSLKAGKVYAGYPAEEIDVWRRSVVKLRMMGKK, encoded by the coding sequence ATGTTTTCAGTTTCTTTATCTGAAATTCTTGAAACGATGAATCTTAAAATGCCTTCAAACGAGGGCGTTTTAAATTTTGAACTGACTGGATTTTCTTCGCTCGATCAGGCGGGAATGCACGATGTCTCGTTCTGGACGGGCGACGCCAAGACAGAAACGGGGCTTGCAGGAAATGCCGGTGGCGTGAGCGCAAGTGCTTTTGCGGGCGTTACGGCAGGGCTCCTCTTTGTGCCGAGTTTGTATGAAAAGTATTGCGTAGATGGTCGTTCGGAACTCTTGCCGAATGTGCATTTTGTATGCCCGGTTGAAAGTCCGTACCATGCGATGGTGACGTTCATGAAGGAATTTGTGGAACGTCGTGAAGTTTTTGAAGAAGCGAAAATTGCTGCTTCTGCACAAGTTCATGCTTCGGCAGTTGTCGAGGGTGTGGTAGGCGAGAACGCTATCATCGGCCCGAATTGCGTGGTGATGAAGGGTGCTACGATTGGCGCAGGTACGATTCTTGAAGCGAATGTGACTGTTTATCCGCGTGTGACGATTGGCGAAGATTGCGTGTTCCAGGCGGGTGTTGTCGTGGGACCTCGTGGTTTTGGATTTTACGAGTACGAAGGCAAGCGATGTATGGTCCCGCATTTGGCGGGAGTCCGCATCGGGAACCGCTGTAGCTTTAGCGCTAATGACGTGGTCGCGGCGGGCTTTGTCTCTCCGACGGTGATTGGCGATGATTGTCATTTCGATACGTTCGTGCAAGTGGCGCATAACTGCCGCCTTGGAAACAACATCATGATGGCATCGCAGTCTGGCGTGGCGGGTTCCGTGATTATGGAAGATGACGTGGAATTTGCTGGTGGTGTGCAGTCGGCGGGGCATTTGACGATTGGTAAGGGCGTGAAGGTTGCCGCGAAAGCGGGTGTTACCAAGAGCCTCAAGGCGGGCAAGGTTTACGCGGGCTACCCGGCCGAAGAAATTGACGTCTGGCGCCGCTCCGTCGTGAAACTCCGAATGATGGGAAAGAAATAG
- a CDS encoding diacylglycerol/lipid kinase family protein has protein sequence MYKFFFLINPVSGGGQGKVIHKFLPEIMESMDFKADEWKAEFTRKEGMEEQILTALSSTEKLVAVGGDGTVSSVLSMMLMSEYADKVQIGLIPLGTGNDLARVLGLYKPFADKGLLYLVRRLLMAKSRPFDIWTVNDKFALANYFSAGIDARIAHDFNHDRATGVISSNSVIANKLHYVKRFFADRAYHLKSGKLSMVENTPELKETVDLTGHTTVIVGNIPSFASGANPFFQSDMADGYLEVVCVPNMLNFLLAIAVGNIPVIGYFLKKNLLKSRKVRSLTLELADDEYIQLDGEDLSGKVGNRVTIQFACQVHMLTLEE, from the coding sequence ATGTATAAGTTCTTTTTCCTAATAAATCCGGTGAGTGGAGGTGGACAAGGAAAGGTTATCCATAAATTTCTTCCTGAAATTATGGAGTCTATGGATTTTAAGGCCGACGAATGGAAGGCTGAATTCACGCGCAAGGAAGGAATGGAAGAGCAAATTTTGACGGCTCTTTCTTCGACGGAAAAACTTGTTGCGGTGGGTGGCGACGGTACGGTTTCGTCTGTACTATCGATGATGCTCATGTCGGAGTATGCTGATAAAGTTCAGATTGGGCTTATCCCGCTTGGTACAGGCAATGACCTGGCTCGCGTGCTCGGGCTTTACAAACCGTTTGCGGATAAGGGACTTTTGTACTTGGTGCGCAGGCTCTTGATGGCGAAGTCTAGACCGTTTGATATTTGGACGGTGAATGATAAGTTTGCGCTTGCCAATTATTTCTCTGCAGGCATTGATGCCCGTATTGCGCATGATTTTAACCATGACCGTGCAACCGGTGTCATTTCTTCAAATTCTGTGATTGCAAACAAGCTGCATTACGTCAAGCGCTTCTTTGCAGACCGAGCATACCATTTGAAAAGTGGTAAACTTTCGATGGTTGAGAATACGCCGGAACTCAAGGAAACCGTAGATTTGACGGGGCATACGACGGTCATTGTCGGGAATATCCCTAGTTTTGCCAGTGGCGCCAATCCGTTCTTCCAGTCAGACATGGCGGATGGCTATTTGGAAGTTGTCTGCGTGCCGAACATGCTGAATTTCTTGCTTGCGATTGCGGTTGGGAACATTCCGGTCATCGGTTACTTCTTGAAGAAGAACTTGCTCAAGTCGCGTAAGGTGCGCTCGCTGACGCTTGAACTTGCAGATGATGAATACATCCAGCTTGATGGCGAAGATTTAAGCGGCAAGGTGGGCAACCGCGTTACCATTCAGTTTGCATGTCAAGTCCACATGCTCACGCTAGAGGAATAA